In Nicotiana tabacum cultivar K326 chromosome 19, ASM71507v2, whole genome shotgun sequence, one DNA window encodes the following:
- the LOC142173602 gene encoding uncharacterized protein LOC142173602 — protein MSMTYTISASTGGTFAFGGLAMAIHEMEDGHSRSLPQGPCKDIACDNGPHFIDSKVTKFLEGLKIKRIASSPYHPTSNGQAESTNKVIIQDLKKKLEDAKGKWPDDLLGVLWAYRTTAKLRMGETPFSLVYGSEALMLVEVGEPTLRFSRANKEKNNEVFLVKLDLLEEHWKCKI, from the exons ATGTCAATGACATACACAATTAGTGCATCAACCGGTGGAACTTTTGCATTCGGTGGTTtggccatggccattcatgaaatggaggATGGGCATAGTCGATCCTTGCCACAAGGACCTTGTAAG GATATTGCTTGTGACAACGGTCCACATTTTATAGATTCTAAAGTCACGAAGTTTCTGGAAGGATTGAAGATCAAACGAATTGCATCTTCTCCATACCACCCAACTTCAAATGGACAGGCGGAGTCGACCAACAAGGTGATTATTCAAGATCTTAAAAAGAAGTTAGAAGATGCTAAAGGCAAGTGGCCAGATGATCTACTGGGTGTGTTATGGGCATACCGGACCACGGCAAAGTTGAGAATGGGTGAAACTCCCTTTTCACTTGTGTACGGTTCAGAGGCTTTGATGCTAGTGGAAGTGGGGGAACCGACTTTAAGGTTTTCCCGAgcaaacaaagagaaaaataatgaagtGTTTCTAGTTAAGCTAGATTTGCTGGAAGAGCATTggaaatgcaaaatatga